The proteins below come from a single Tachysurus fulvidraco isolate hzauxx_2018 chromosome 26, HZAU_PFXX_2.0, whole genome shotgun sequence genomic window:
- the LOC113663964 gene encoding neurofilament heavy polypeptide-like isoform X11 gives MSESARHAETGSTAKVMASPVFEKKHQRNGRSAPAHQSANQSSPTAGNQTEILTPPSVSEKKPVTNGNASPVRLPDNSNQTGNKCVESLLKTDDRMRLARERREERERGLAMREQALLEKERRARLQYERTREERWRRLEEQRQKEEQRRAAVEEKRRHQLEEEKERLEALMRKSLERSLQLENRNKRGTYGMTGQSDYTLPHDLIASSPPTNELGNVQHSQMTSVDNLTLHRLCTHTHSSLARCNSDAELCVPCPRHTVPSSPHRSLYCASPSRHRANTVALEMGRANSVPNTPKKKKLHTERRTPAGSPVRRAESPADVIRRAVSPKFSPTHTHSRNQAPVPRRHYTPSPLRPPTILTDDKVSANRQAQEGKGHDPADTKLLTEMKVSVEDVKRSCEAQSPKATDSNTDRSAFTSGKAVARTTHGDEGSHILAEQQRLSHIQKEREEKDRLKAEQQKKNQEDMKEKKRKADEEKELQEKQEVERELIKQQEEQERQQRKKRIEEIMKRTRKRDGELKRDDSQELHSPPSNTHSHTPPVLHNTPASNPPDRRGTAPNVEIGPVTPQRSSPMREEQSTQNSSSEKLQMKSPTSQQVNSQVKSPTSQQENSQMKSPTSQQVKSPTSQQVNSQVKSPTSQQENSQVKSPTSQQVKSPTSQQVKSPTSQQVNSQVKSPTSQQMNSQVKSPTSQQVNSQMKSPTSQQMNSQMKSPTSQQENSQVKSPTSQQVKSPTSQQMNSQVKSPTSQQENSQMKSPTSQQVKSPTSQQVKSPTSQQVKSPTSQQVNSQVKSPTSQQMNSQVKSPTSQQENSQMKSPTSQQVKSPTSQQVKSPTSQQVKSPTSQQVNSQVKSPTSQQMNSQVKSPTSQQMNSQMKSPTSQQMNSQVKSPTSQQENSQVKSPTSQQVKRPTSQQVKSPTSQQVKSPTSQQVNSQMKNPTSQQMNSQVKSPNSQQMNSQMKSPTSQQMNSQVKSPTSQQMNSQVKSPTSQQVDSQVKSPTSQQMNSQVKSLTSYQVNSQMKSEQVNGQASSQVKSTMTPSQVTSKKTSESSFPLSPLPHSQFPPTLSALEYLEKGDRARRESADAVQSMEFSPIPKEELISIPTFSPISEVPKVVNSTRVLEDLLDLTGHVTYPIMQYSTTHGDCNKNVIEPKQTSNTLNMRSRKE, from the exons ATGTCGGAGAGCGCGAGACACGCAGAGACCGGAAGTACAG CTAAAGTGATGGCATCACCAGTTTTTGAGAAGAAGCATCAGAGAAATGGTCGCTCCGCCCCAGCTcaccaatcagccaatcagagcagtCCAACTGCTGGTAATCAGA CTGAAATCTTGACTCCACCCTCTGTGTCAGAGAAAAAGCCTGTGACCAATGGGAATGCTTCACCTGTCCGTCTCCCTGACAACAGCAACCAGACAGGTAACAAGT gtGTGGAGTCGCTACTCAAAACAGACGACAGGATGCGACTGGCCCGGgagagacgagaggagagagagaggggtctGG cgaTGAGGGAGCAGGCTCTGTTGGAGAAGGAGCGTCGCGCTCGTCTGCAGTATGAAAGAACGAGGGAGGAGAGGTGGAGGCGTCTGGAGGAGCAGAGGCAGAAGGAGGAGCAGCGCAGAGCTGCTGTGGAGGAGAAAAGGAGGCACCAGCTGGAGGAGGAAAAG gagcgtCTGGAGGCTTTAATGAGAAAATCATTGGAGCGAAGTCTTCAACTGGAGAACAGAAACAAACGCGGGACCTATGGGATGACcggacaga GCGACTATACCCTCCCCCATGACCTCATCGCCTCCTCTCCTCCTACCAACGAATTAGGCAACG TCCAACATAGTCAAATGACATCTGTGGATAACCTGACACTTCACCGTCtctgtacgcacacacactcctcactgGCTCGCTGCAACAGTGATGCTGAGCTGTGTGTGCCCTGCCCACggcacacag TTCCCTCCAGTCCTCACAGGTCACTGTACTGTGCTTCACCCAGCCGTCACCGTGCCAACACTGTTGCCTTGGAGATGGGCAGGGCAAATTCAGTGCCAAATACCCCAAAG aagaagAAGTTGCACACAGAGAGAAGGACCCCAGCTGGATCACCTGTTAGACGAGCTGAATCTCCTGCTGATGTAATCCGGCGTGCGGTCTCACCAAAGTTtagtcctacacacacacacagtcgtaaTCAGGCTCCAGTTCCTCGGCGTCATTACACTCCGTCCCCTCTGAGACCCCCCACAATCCTCACTGATGACAAGGTCAGCGCTAACAGGCAAGCACAGGAGGGCAAAGGTCATGACCCTGCAGATACAAAGCTACTGACTGAGATGAAGGTCAGTGTAGAAGATGTGAAGAGAAGCTGTGAAGCCCAGAGCCCCAAAGCTACAGACAGTAACACAG ACCGGTCTGCTTTCACCTCTGGGAAGGCTGTTGCCAGGACAACGCACGGGGACGAGGGGTCTCATATTTTGGCAGAACAACAGCGTCTCAGTCACATACAGAAGGAGcgtgaggaaaaggacag actGAAAGCTGAGCAGCAGAAGAAGAACCAGGAGGacatgaaagaaaagaagagaaaagcagaTGAAGAGAAGGAGTTGCAGGAG aaacaggaagtggagaGAGAGCTGATAAAGCAGCAGGAAGAACAAGAGCGTCAGCAGAGGAAAAAG AGAATTGAGGAGATCATGAAGAGGACACGGAAGAGGGATGGAGAATTAAAG AGAGACGACAGTCAGGAGCTTCATTCCCCtccatctaacacacactcacacactccgccCG TACTGCACAACACTCCGGCATCAAACCCACCTGATCGTAGAGGAACGGCTCCAAACGTGGAGATTGGGCCTGTGACACCTCAGAGAAGCTCACCTATGAGAGAGGAACAGAGCACTCAGAACAGTTCATCagagaagctacagatgaagagTCCAACCTCACAACAGGTGAACAGCCAGGTGAAGAGTCCAACCTCACAACAGGAGAACAGCCAGATGAAGAGTCCAACCTCACAACAGGTGAAGAGTCCGACCTCACAACAGGTGAACAGCCAGGTGAAGAGTCCAACCTCACAACAGGAAAACAGCCAGGTGAAGAGTCCAACCTCACAACAGGTGAAGAGTCCAACCTCACAACAGGTGAAGAGTCCGACCTCACAACAGGTGAACAGCCAGGTGAAGAGTCCAACCTCACAACAGATGAACAGCCAGGTGAAGAGTCCAACCTCACAACAGGTGAACAGCCAGATGAAAAGTCCAACCTCACAACAGATGAACAGCCAGATGAAGAGTCCAACCTCACAACAGGAGAACAGCCAGGTGAAGAGTCCAACCTCACAACAGGTGAAGAGTCCAACCTCACAACAGATGAACAGCCAGGTGAAGAGTCCAACCTCACAACAGGAGAACAGCCAGATGAAGAGTCCAACCTCACAACAGGTGAAGAGTCCAACCTCACAACAGGTGAAGAGTCCGACCTCACAACAGGTGAAGAGTCCGACCTCACAACAGGTGAACAGCCAGGTGAAGAGTCCAACCTCACAACAGATGAACAGCCAGGTGAAGAGTCCAACCTCACAACAGGAGAACAGCCAGATGAAGAGTCCAACCTCACAACAG GTGAAGAGTCCAACCTCACAACAGGTGAAGAGTCCGACCTCACAACAGGTGAAGAGTCCGACCTCACAACAGGTGAACAGCCAGGTGAAGAGTCCAACCTCACAACAGATGAACAGCCAGGTGAAAAGTCCAACCTCACAACAGATGAACAGCCAGATGAAAAGTCCAACCTCACAACAGATGAACAGCCAGGTGAAGAGTCCAACCTCACAACAGGAGAACAGCCAGGTGAAGAGTCCAACCTCACAACAGGTGAAGAGACCAACCTCACAACAGGTGAAGAGTCCAACCTCACAACAGGTGAAGAGTCCAACCTCACAACAGGTGAACAGCCAGATGAAAAATCCAACTTCACAACAGATGAACAGCCAGGTGAAGAGTCCAAACTCACAACAGATGAACAGCCAGATGAAAAGTCCAACCTCACAACAGATGAACAGCCAGGTGAAGAGTCCAACCTCACAACAGATGAACAGCCAGGTGAAGAGTCCAACCTCACAACAGGTGGACAGCCAGGTGAAGAGTCCAACCTCACAACAGATGAACAGCCAGGTGAAGAGTCTAACCTCCTACCAAGTGAACAGTCAGATGAAGAGTGAGCAAGTGAATGGCCAGGCGAGCTCACAGGTGAAATCAACCATGACACCATCACAAGTGACATCAAAGAAGACATCAGAAAGCTCCTTTCCCCTCAGCCCATTACCTCATTCACAGTTCCCACCAACTCTCAGTGCCCTGGAGTATCTGGAGAAAGGGGACAGGGCAAGAAGGGAGTCGGCTGATGCAGTGCAATCGATGGAGTTCAG CCCCATCCCTAAAGAGGAACTGATCTCAATTCCGACCTTTTCTCCGATCTCTGAAGTCCCGAAAGTTGTGAACAGCACACGAGTGTTGGAGGACCTGCTGGATCTGACTGGTCATGTGACGTATCCCATAATGCAGTACAGCACCACACACGGAGACTGCAACAAAAATGTCATTGAGCCAAAACAGACATCTAACACACTGAACATGAGAAGCAGAAAGGAGTGA
- the LOC113663964 gene encoding ensconsin-like isoform X42, whose translation MSESARHAETGSTAKVMASPVFEKKHQRNGRSAPAHQSANQSSPTAGNQTEILTPPSVSEKKPVTNGNASPVRLPDNSNQTGNKCVESLLKTDDRMRLARERREERERGLAMREQALLEKERRARLQYERTREERWRRLEEQRQKEEQRRAAVEEKRRHQLEEEKERLEALMRKSLERSLQLENRNKRGTYGMTGQSDYTLPHDLIASSPPTNELGNVQHSQMTSVDNLTLHRLCTHTHSSLARCNSDAELCVPCPRHTVPSSPHRSLYCASPSRHRANTVALEMGRANSVPNTPKKKKLHTERRTPAGSPVRRAESPADVIRRAVSPKFSPTHTHSRNQAPVPRRHYTPSPLRPPTILTDDKVSANRQAQEGKGHDPADTKLLTEMKVSVEDVKRSCEAQSPKATDSNTDRSAFTSGKAVARTTHGDEGSHILAEQQRLSHIQKEREEKDRLKAEQQKKNQEDMKEKKRKADEEKELQEKQEVERELIKQQEEQERQQRKKRIEEIMKRTRKRDGELKRDDSQELHSPPSNTHSHTPPVLHNTPASNPPDRRGTAPNVEIGPVTPQRSSPMREEQSTQNSSSEKLQMKSPTSQQVNSQVKSPTSQQENSQMKSPTSQQVKSPTSQQVNSQVKSPTSQQENSQVKSPTSQQVKSPTSQQVKSPTSQQVNSQVKSPTSQQMNSQVKSPTSQQVNSQMKSPTSQQMNSQMKSPTSQQENSQVKSPTSQQVKSPTSQQMNSQVKSPTSQQENSQMKSPTSQQVKSPTSQQVKSPTSQQVKSPTSQQVNSQVKSPTSQQENSQVKSPTSQQENSQVKSPTSQQVKRPTSQQVKSPTSQQVKSPTSQQVNSQMKNPTSQQMNSQVKSPNSQQMNSQMKSPTSQQMNSQVKSPTSQQMNSQVKSPTSQQVDSQVKSPTSQQMNSQVKSLTSYQVNSQMKSEQVNGQASSQVKSTMTPSQVTSKKTSESSFPLSPLPHSQFPPTLSALEYLEKGDRARRESADAVQSMEFSPIPKEELISIPTFSPISEVPKVVNSTRVLEDLLDLTGHVTYPIMQYSTTHGDCNKNVIEPKQTSNTLNMRSRKE comes from the exons ATGTCGGAGAGCGCGAGACACGCAGAGACCGGAAGTACAG CTAAAGTGATGGCATCACCAGTTTTTGAGAAGAAGCATCAGAGAAATGGTCGCTCCGCCCCAGCTcaccaatcagccaatcagagcagtCCAACTGCTGGTAATCAGA CTGAAATCTTGACTCCACCCTCTGTGTCAGAGAAAAAGCCTGTGACCAATGGGAATGCTTCACCTGTCCGTCTCCCTGACAACAGCAACCAGACAGGTAACAAGT gtGTGGAGTCGCTACTCAAAACAGACGACAGGATGCGACTGGCCCGGgagagacgagaggagagagagaggggtctGG cgaTGAGGGAGCAGGCTCTGTTGGAGAAGGAGCGTCGCGCTCGTCTGCAGTATGAAAGAACGAGGGAGGAGAGGTGGAGGCGTCTGGAGGAGCAGAGGCAGAAGGAGGAGCAGCGCAGAGCTGCTGTGGAGGAGAAAAGGAGGCACCAGCTGGAGGAGGAAAAG gagcgtCTGGAGGCTTTAATGAGAAAATCATTGGAGCGAAGTCTTCAACTGGAGAACAGAAACAAACGCGGGACCTATGGGATGACcggacaga GCGACTATACCCTCCCCCATGACCTCATCGCCTCCTCTCCTCCTACCAACGAATTAGGCAACG TCCAACATAGTCAAATGACATCTGTGGATAACCTGACACTTCACCGTCtctgtacgcacacacactcctcactgGCTCGCTGCAACAGTGATGCTGAGCTGTGTGTGCCCTGCCCACggcacacag TTCCCTCCAGTCCTCACAGGTCACTGTACTGTGCTTCACCCAGCCGTCACCGTGCCAACACTGTTGCCTTGGAGATGGGCAGGGCAAATTCAGTGCCAAATACCCCAAAG aagaagAAGTTGCACACAGAGAGAAGGACCCCAGCTGGATCACCTGTTAGACGAGCTGAATCTCCTGCTGATGTAATCCGGCGTGCGGTCTCACCAAAGTTtagtcctacacacacacacagtcgtaaTCAGGCTCCAGTTCCTCGGCGTCATTACACTCCGTCCCCTCTGAGACCCCCCACAATCCTCACTGATGACAAGGTCAGCGCTAACAGGCAAGCACAGGAGGGCAAAGGTCATGACCCTGCAGATACAAAGCTACTGACTGAGATGAAGGTCAGTGTAGAAGATGTGAAGAGAAGCTGTGAAGCCCAGAGCCCCAAAGCTACAGACAGTAACACAG ACCGGTCTGCTTTCACCTCTGGGAAGGCTGTTGCCAGGACAACGCACGGGGACGAGGGGTCTCATATTTTGGCAGAACAACAGCGTCTCAGTCACATACAGAAGGAGcgtgaggaaaaggacag actGAAAGCTGAGCAGCAGAAGAAGAACCAGGAGGacatgaaagaaaagaagagaaaagcagaTGAAGAGAAGGAGTTGCAGGAG aaacaggaagtggagaGAGAGCTGATAAAGCAGCAGGAAGAACAAGAGCGTCAGCAGAGGAAAAAG AGAATTGAGGAGATCATGAAGAGGACACGGAAGAGGGATGGAGAATTAAAG AGAGACGACAGTCAGGAGCTTCATTCCCCtccatctaacacacactcacacactccgccCG TACTGCACAACACTCCGGCATCAAACCCACCTGATCGTAGAGGAACGGCTCCAAACGTGGAGATTGGGCCTGTGACACCTCAGAGAAGCTCACCTATGAGAGAGGAACAGAGCACTCAGAACAGTTCATCagagaagctacagatgaagagTCCAACCTCACAACAGGTGAACAGCCAGGTGAAGAGTCCAACCTCACAACAGGAGAACAGCCAGATGAAGAGTCCAACCTCACAACAGGTGAAGAGTCCGACCTCACAACAGGTGAACAGCCAGGTGAAGAGTCCAACCTCACAACAGGAAAACAGCCAGGTGAAGAGTCCAACCTCACAACAGGTGAAGAGTCCAACCTCACAACAGGTGAAGAGTCCGACCTCACAACAGGTGAACAGCCAGGTGAAGAGTCCAACCTCACAACAGATGAACAGCCAGGTGAAGAGTCCAACCTCACAACAGGTGAACAGCCAGATGAAAAGTCCAACCTCACAACAGATGAACAGCCAGATGAAGAGTCCAACCTCACAACAGGAGAACAGCCAGGTGAAGAGTCCAACCTCACAACAGGTGAAGAGTCCAACCTCACAACAGATGAACAGCCAGGTGAAGAGTCCAACCTCACAACAGGAGAACAGCCAGATGAAGAGTCCAACCTCACAACAGGTGAAGAGTCCAACCTCACAACAGGTGAAGAGTCCGACCTCACAACAGGTGAAGAGTCCGACCTCACAACAGGTGAACAGCCAG GTGAAGAGTCCAACCTCACAACAGGAGAACAGCCAGGTGAAGAGTCCAACCTCACAACAG GAGAACAGCCAGGTGAAGAGTCCAACCTCACAACAGGTGAAGAGACCAACCTCACAACAGGTGAAGAGTCCAACCTCACAACAGGTGAAGAGTCCAACCTCACAACAGGTGAACAGCCAGATGAAAAATCCAACTTCACAACAGATGAACAGCCAGGTGAAGAGTCCAAACTCACAACAGATGAACAGCCAGATGAAAAGTCCAACCTCACAACAGATGAACAGCCAGGTGAAGAGTCCAACCTCACAACAGATGAACAGCCAGGTGAAGAGTCCAACCTCACAACAGGTGGACAGCCAGGTGAAGAGTCCAACCTCACAACAGATGAACAGCCAGGTGAAGAGTCTAACCTCCTACCAAGTGAACAGTCAGATGAAGAGTGAGCAAGTGAATGGCCAGGCGAGCTCACAGGTGAAATCAACCATGACACCATCACAAGTGACATCAAAGAAGACATCAGAAAGCTCCTTTCCCCTCAGCCCATTACCTCATTCACAGTTCCCACCAACTCTCAGTGCCCTGGAGTATCTGGAGAAAGGGGACAGGGCAAGAAGGGAGTCGGCTGATGCAGTGCAATCGATGGAGTTCAG CCCCATCCCTAAAGAGGAACTGATCTCAATTCCGACCTTTTCTCCGATCTCTGAAGTCCCGAAAGTTGTGAACAGCACACGAGTGTTGGAGGACCTGCTGGATCTGACTGGTCATGTGACGTATCCCATAATGCAGTACAGCACCACACACGGAGACTGCAACAAAAATGTCATTGAGCCAAAACAGACATCTAACACACTGAACATGAGAAGCAGAAAGGAGTGA
- the LOC113663964 gene encoding neurofilament heavy polypeptide-like isoform X27, translating into MSESARHAETGSTAKVMASPVFEKKHQRNGRSAPAHQSANQSSPTAGNQTEILTPPSVSEKKPVTNGNASPVRLPDNSNQTGNKCVESLLKTDDRMRLARERREERERGLAMREQALLEKERRARLQYERTREERWRRLEEQRQKEEQRRAAVEEKRRHQLEEEKERLEALMRKSLERSLQLENRNKRGTYGMTGQSDYTLPHDLIASSPPTNELGNVQHSQMTSVDNLTLHRLCTHTHSSLARCNSDAELCVPCPRHTVPSSPHRSLYCASPSRHRANTVALEMGRANSVPNTPKKKKLHTERRTPAGSPVRRAESPADVIRRAVSPKFSPTHTHSRNQAPVPRRHYTPSPLRPPTILTDDKVSANRQAQEGKGHDPADTKLLTEMKVSVEDVKRSCEAQSPKATDSNTDRSAFTSGKAVARTTHGDEGSHILAEQQRLSHIQKEREEKDRLKAEQQKKNQEDMKEKKRKADEEKELQEKQEVERELIKQQEEQERQQRKKRIEEIMKRTRKRDGELKRDDSQELHSPPSNTHSHTPPVLHNTPASNPPDRRGTAPNVEIGPVTPQRSSPMREEQSTQNSSSEKLQMKSPTSQQVNSQVKSPTSQQENSQMKSPTSQQVKSPTSQQVNSQVKSPTSQQENSQVKSPTSQQVKSPTSQQVKSPTSQQVNSQVKSPTSQQMNSQVKSPTSQQENSQMKSPTSQQVKSPTSQQVKSPTSQQVKSPTSQQVNSQVKSPTSQQMNSQVKSPTSQQENSQMKSPTSQQVKSPTSQQVKSPTSQQENSQVKSPTSQQVKSPTSQQVKSPTSQQVNSQVKSPTSQQMNSQVKSPTSQQMNSQMKSPTSQQMNSQVKSPTSQQENSQVKSPTSQQVKRPTSQQVKSPTSQQVKSPTSQQVNSQMKNPTSQQMNSQVKSPNSQQMNSQMKSPTSQQMNSQVKSPTSQQMNSQVKSPTSQQVDSQVKSPTSQQMNSQVKSLTSYQVNSQMKSEQVNGQASSQVKSTMTPSQVTSKKTSESSFPLSPLPHSQFPPTLSALEYLEKGDRARRESADAVQSMEFSPIPKEELISIPTFSPISEVPKVVNSTRVLEDLLDLTGHVTYPIMQYSTTHGDCNKNVIEPKQTSNTLNMRSRKE; encoded by the exons ATGTCGGAGAGCGCGAGACACGCAGAGACCGGAAGTACAG CTAAAGTGATGGCATCACCAGTTTTTGAGAAGAAGCATCAGAGAAATGGTCGCTCCGCCCCAGCTcaccaatcagccaatcagagcagtCCAACTGCTGGTAATCAGA CTGAAATCTTGACTCCACCCTCTGTGTCAGAGAAAAAGCCTGTGACCAATGGGAATGCTTCACCTGTCCGTCTCCCTGACAACAGCAACCAGACAGGTAACAAGT gtGTGGAGTCGCTACTCAAAACAGACGACAGGATGCGACTGGCCCGGgagagacgagaggagagagagaggggtctGG cgaTGAGGGAGCAGGCTCTGTTGGAGAAGGAGCGTCGCGCTCGTCTGCAGTATGAAAGAACGAGGGAGGAGAGGTGGAGGCGTCTGGAGGAGCAGAGGCAGAAGGAGGAGCAGCGCAGAGCTGCTGTGGAGGAGAAAAGGAGGCACCAGCTGGAGGAGGAAAAG gagcgtCTGGAGGCTTTAATGAGAAAATCATTGGAGCGAAGTCTTCAACTGGAGAACAGAAACAAACGCGGGACCTATGGGATGACcggacaga GCGACTATACCCTCCCCCATGACCTCATCGCCTCCTCTCCTCCTACCAACGAATTAGGCAACG TCCAACATAGTCAAATGACATCTGTGGATAACCTGACACTTCACCGTCtctgtacgcacacacactcctcactgGCTCGCTGCAACAGTGATGCTGAGCTGTGTGTGCCCTGCCCACggcacacag TTCCCTCCAGTCCTCACAGGTCACTGTACTGTGCTTCACCCAGCCGTCACCGTGCCAACACTGTTGCCTTGGAGATGGGCAGGGCAAATTCAGTGCCAAATACCCCAAAG aagaagAAGTTGCACACAGAGAGAAGGACCCCAGCTGGATCACCTGTTAGACGAGCTGAATCTCCTGCTGATGTAATCCGGCGTGCGGTCTCACCAAAGTTtagtcctacacacacacacagtcgtaaTCAGGCTCCAGTTCCTCGGCGTCATTACACTCCGTCCCCTCTGAGACCCCCCACAATCCTCACTGATGACAAGGTCAGCGCTAACAGGCAAGCACAGGAGGGCAAAGGTCATGACCCTGCAGATACAAAGCTACTGACTGAGATGAAGGTCAGTGTAGAAGATGTGAAGAGAAGCTGTGAAGCCCAGAGCCCCAAAGCTACAGACAGTAACACAG ACCGGTCTGCTTTCACCTCTGGGAAGGCTGTTGCCAGGACAACGCACGGGGACGAGGGGTCTCATATTTTGGCAGAACAACAGCGTCTCAGTCACATACAGAAGGAGcgtgaggaaaaggacag actGAAAGCTGAGCAGCAGAAGAAGAACCAGGAGGacatgaaagaaaagaagagaaaagcagaTGAAGAGAAGGAGTTGCAGGAG aaacaggaagtggagaGAGAGCTGATAAAGCAGCAGGAAGAACAAGAGCGTCAGCAGAGGAAAAAG AGAATTGAGGAGATCATGAAGAGGACACGGAAGAGGGATGGAGAATTAAAG AGAGACGACAGTCAGGAGCTTCATTCCCCtccatctaacacacactcacacactccgccCG TACTGCACAACACTCCGGCATCAAACCCACCTGATCGTAGAGGAACGGCTCCAAACGTGGAGATTGGGCCTGTGACACCTCAGAGAAGCTCACCTATGAGAGAGGAACAGAGCACTCAGAACAGTTCATCagagaagctacagatgaagagTCCAACCTCACAACAGGTGAACAGCCAGGTGAAGAGTCCAACCTCACAACAGGAGAACAGCCAGATGAAGAGTCCAACCTCACAACAGGTGAAGAGTCCGACCTCACAACAGGTGAACAGCCAGGTGAAGAGTCCAACCTCACAACAGGAAAACAGCCAGGTGAAGAGTCCAACCTCACAACAGGTGAAGAGTCCAACCTCACAACAGGTGAAGAGTCCGACCTCACAACAGGTGAACAGCCAG GTGAAGAGTCCAACCTCACAACAGATGAACAGCCAGGTGAAGAGTCCAACCTCACAACAGGAGAACAGCCAGATGAAGAGTCCAACCTCACAACAGGTGAAGAGTCCAACCTCACAACAGGTGAAGAGTCCGACCTCACAACAGGTGAAGAGTCCGACCTCACAACAGGTGAACAGCCAGGTGAAGAGTCCAACCTCACAACAGATGAACAGCCAGGTGAAGAGTCCAACCTCACAACAGGAGAACAGCCAGATGAAGAGTCCAACCTCACAACAGGTGAAGAGTCCAACCTCACAACAGGTGAAGAGTCCAACCTCACAACAGGAGAACAGCCAGGTGAAGAGTCCAACCTCACAACAGGTGAAGAGTCCGACCTCACAACAGGTGAAGAGTCCGACCTCACAACAGGTGAACAGCCAGGTGAAGAGTCCAACCTCACAACAGATGAACAGCCAGGTGAAAAGTCCAACCTCACAACAGATGAACAGCCAGATGAAAAGTCCAACCTCACAACAGATGAACAGCCAGGTGAAGAGTCCAACCTCACAACAGGAGAACAGCCAGGTGAAGAGTCCAACCTCACAACAGGTGAAGAGACCAACCTCACAACAGGTGAAGAGTCCAACCTCACAACAGGTGAAGAGTCCAACCTCACAACAGGTGAACAGCCAGATGAAAAATCCAACTTCACAACAGATGAACAGCCAGGTGAAGAGTCCAAACTCACAACAGATGAACAGCCAGATGAAAAGTCCAACCTCACAACAGATGAACAGCCAGGTGAAGAGTCCAACCTCACAACAGATGAACAGCCAGGTGAAGAGTCCAACCTCACAACAGGTGGACAGCCAGGTGAAGAGTCCAACCTCACAACAGATGAACAGCCAGGTGAAGAGTCTAACCTCCTACCAAGTGAACAGTCAGATGAAGAGTGAGCAAGTGAATGGCCAGGCGAGCTCACAGGTGAAATCAACCATGACACCATCACAAGTGACATCAAAGAAGACATCAGAAAGCTCCTTTCCCCTCAGCCCATTACCTCATTCACAGTTCCCACCAACTCTCAGTGCCCTGGAGTATCTGGAGAAAGGGGACAGGGCAAGAAGGGAGTCGGCTGATGCAGTGCAATCGATGGAGTTCAG CCCCATCCCTAAAGAGGAACTGATCTCAATTCCGACCTTTTCTCCGATCTCTGAAGTCCCGAAAGTTGTGAACAGCACACGAGTGTTGGAGGACCTGCTGGATCTGACTGGTCATGTGACGTATCCCATAATGCAGTACAGCACCACACACGGAGACTGCAACAAAAATGTCATTGAGCCAAAACAGACATCTAACACACTGAACATGAGAAGCAGAAAGGAGTGA